A stretch of the Deltaproteobacteria bacterium genome encodes the following:
- a CDS encoding HEAT repeat domain-containing protein: MLRRITILTATLCLAGAARADDRKSLSPRGKVELALSAIEEVPSRAALERLHPNVELLLHEIVARPSPTRRLARNRALTVLRLFPSATTRRVLQAVVVGTRVDRPGMELLDLQQATSSFAVVAGPEALPVLAPLLDHAQLDVRRAAAESLRLCRSPKARALLERRLRREPSALVRHELKEQLGRMAR; the protein is encoded by the coding sequence ATGCTCCGACGCATCACGATCCTCACCGCGACCCTCTGTCTCGCCGGAGCGGCCAGGGCCGACGACCGGAAGAGCCTCTCTCCGCGCGGCAAGGTGGAGCTGGCGCTCTCCGCCATCGAGGAGGTCCCGAGCCGGGCCGCGCTCGAGCGGCTCCACCCGAACGTGGAGCTCCTCCTGCACGAGATCGTGGCGCGTCCGTCGCCCACGCGGCGCCTCGCGCGCAACCGGGCCCTGACCGTGCTCCGCCTCTTTCCGAGCGCGACCACGCGCCGGGTGCTGCAGGCGGTGGTGGTCGGGACCCGCGTCGACCGGCCGGGGATGGAGCTCCTCGATCTGCAGCAGGCCACGAGCTCGTTCGCCGTGGTGGCCGGCCCCGAGGCGCTCCCCGTGCTCGCGCCGCTCCTCGATCACGCACAGCTCGACGTGCGCCGCGCCGCCGCCGAGAGCCTGCGCCTCTGCCGGAGCCCCAAAGCCCGCGCGCTCCTCGAGCGGCGCCTTCGACGCGAGCCGTCGGCGCTCGTGCGACACGAGCTGAAAGAGCAGCTGGGGAGGATGGCGAGGTAG
- a CDS encoding TerB family tellurite resistance protein, whose amino-acid sequence MEKDQRRVAFLKTLLAAAWADGELSAREIKTLAEYMRRLQITSDEYEELRPFMEQRVSLGDARTILEAQLQAFATPEERGTLLAAVEDLLVVDDHLNPAAGKFLKELRELFSHVPTAPLFVSRLRALWSVPPEKRGQARAHAHHGPRHHSHALVDQFFRQRLLEYLRNQMALARARAGQTPDQPITDHDLYRVAIWAGLLAKVAQADKNLADTEEDQLLELLRQGGGKDLPEPDLRVIVKAYVDDGLSQIDLPILVREFTQIASPDEGLRLLESLFLVAAADGQLRQSELTVIQEIASAAGFPEALVQQAFERCRGRMKSGWN is encoded by the coding sequence ATGGAGAAAGATCAGCGCCGGGTCGCGTTTCTGAAGACGCTGCTCGCCGCGGCCTGGGCCGACGGCGAGCTGAGCGCGCGAGAGATCAAGACGCTCGCGGAGTACATGCGGCGGCTGCAGATCACGAGCGACGAGTACGAAGAGCTGCGCCCCTTCATGGAGCAGCGGGTCTCGCTCGGGGACGCGCGCACGATCCTCGAGGCGCAGCTTCAGGCCTTCGCCACCCCCGAGGAGCGCGGGACCTTGCTCGCGGCGGTCGAGGACCTGCTCGTGGTGGACGATCATCTCAATCCGGCGGCGGGGAAGTTCCTCAAGGAGCTGCGCGAGCTCTTCTCGCACGTTCCCACCGCGCCGCTCTTCGTGTCGCGGCTCCGCGCGCTCTGGTCCGTGCCGCCCGAGAAGCGGGGTCAGGCGCGGGCGCACGCGCACCACGGGCCGCGGCACCACTCGCACGCGCTCGTGGATCAGTTCTTTCGCCAGCGGCTCCTCGAGTACCTGCGCAACCAGATGGCGCTCGCGCGGGCCCGTGCGGGGCAGACGCCGGATCAGCCGATCACCGATCACGACCTCTACCGCGTGGCGATCTGGGCCGGGCTCCTGGCGAAGGTGGCGCAGGCCGACAAGAATCTCGCCGACACCGAGGAGGACCAGCTCCTCGAGCTACTGCGTCAGGGTGGCGGCAAGGACCTCCCCGAGCCCGACCTGCGCGTGATCGTCAAGGCCTACGTGGACGACGGTCTCTCGCAGATCGATCTGCCGATCCTGGTGCGCGAGTTCACGCAGATCGCCTCTCCGGACGAGGGGCTCCGGCTCCTCGAGAGCCTCTTCCTCGTGGCGGCGGCGGACGGCCAGCTCCGCCAGTCGGAGCTCACGGTGATCCAGGAGATCGCCTCGGCCGCCGGCTTTCCCGAGGCGCTCGTGCAGCAGGCCTTCGAGCGCTGTAGGGGGCGGATGAAGTCCGGCTGGAACTAA
- a CDS encoding IPT/TIG domain-containing protein, with translation MRSTGARGAVSVVAGRTLRTLAVVAVALAAGCSDPEPVVYPDPTISGFSPTEGPTGTEVTITGTNFSTAGFNLVKFNGATATVSAATATELKVTVPDDATTGKVTVHNGSALATSSGVFTVTGSTVKPPDSPPIITNFSPMNGPVGTVVTITGSGFVATPTSNTVTIGGALATVTAASPTSLSATVPAGAVTGPISVSTLRGTFTTKANFTVAQAPEAPETPIAIAVNATQVNLSWGPVKEATGYNLYRSETPGVALTQANRITAAPVPSSPYADKGLTTGTAYYYVITAVNAHGESRASKEVSAVPTLPPPAPPAIASFSPTNGTVGTAVTITGSYFSPIATNNTVLFGGGVPAVVSTATATSLSVTVPAGATTGELTVTTASGTAKSASPFVVLLPPDPPTNVTSIAASATLVNINWTPVKGATGYHVYRTTTPGVATTTGNRITSAPVTVYPYADSGLTTGTAYYYVVTALNAYGESQPSKEVSAVPSTPPPSPPVIASFAPTNGTVGTAVTITGSYFSAIATNNTVLFGGGIPAVVNSAAPTTLTVTVPAGATTGAITVTTASGTATSASPFVVLLPPDPPGGVTAIAVNATQVNVSWSLVKDATGYNIYRTTTPGVALTAGNRITATPLAGPPHADTGLTTGTAYYYVVTAVSANGESRASTEVSAVPTTPPPSPPSIASFSPTNGTVGTVVTITGSYFSSIATNNTVFFGGNAPAVVSAATTSSLTVSVPVGATTGPITVTTASGTATSAASFVVLTAPAAPTGVTAVPASSTQVNLSWTPVTGATGYHVYRSTTAGVTVSVGNRITGTPVATPPYADAGLTAGTTYYYVVTALNANGESTGSTEVSATPPVALPAPGGVTAAAGVGQNTVSWNPVAGAASYNIYYATGATIPTTASTKIANAKSPYVHSNLTIGLRYTYVVTAVNAQGESVASMWVEATPVVPVVVARVVSGIPQTILQSNAEVSVKDSAGVAVPIATVTLNGTPLGYDSARAIYKGYVAVAAGGAVELSVSVNGAVFSLPTGITQFTTYPTITSPTNGTIWFSNDMTLLTKWNAGAPVTGTYNYGSIIFDTVSVNPYWANSLYWNNFISPSLANPGVGSLVPKGVVAVNKSVALFVYISKTETVTLGGAAGGTSVGSVDIIGASIPVTLTTSTP, from the coding sequence CCGTCGCCCTGGCGGCGGGCTGTAGCGATCCGGAGCCGGTCGTCTATCCCGATCCCACGATCAGCGGTTTCTCGCCGACCGAGGGCCCCACGGGCACCGAGGTCACGATCACCGGGACGAACTTCAGCACGGCCGGCTTCAACCTGGTGAAGTTCAACGGCGCCACCGCCACCGTGAGCGCGGCGACGGCCACCGAGCTCAAGGTGACCGTCCCCGACGACGCGACCACGGGGAAGGTCACGGTTCACAACGGCAGCGCGCTCGCCACCTCGAGCGGGGTCTTCACCGTCACGGGCTCGACGGTGAAGCCGCCGGACAGTCCGCCGATCATCACGAACTTCTCGCCGATGAACGGGCCGGTGGGGACGGTCGTGACCATCACGGGGAGCGGTTTCGTCGCGACTCCCACGAGCAACACGGTCACGATCGGCGGCGCGCTCGCCACGGTTACCGCTGCCTCGCCCACCTCGCTCTCGGCGACGGTGCCTGCGGGAGCCGTGACCGGCCCCATCTCCGTCTCCACCCTGCGGGGAACCTTCACCACCAAGGCCAACTTCACCGTCGCGCAGGCCCCGGAGGCCCCCGAGACGCCGATCGCCATCGCCGTGAACGCCACGCAGGTCAACCTGAGCTGGGGTCCGGTGAAGGAGGCCACGGGCTACAACCTCTACCGCAGCGAGACCCCCGGGGTCGCGCTGACGCAGGCCAACCGGATCACCGCCGCGCCGGTGCCGAGCTCGCCCTACGCCGACAAGGGGCTCACCACCGGGACCGCCTACTACTACGTCATCACCGCGGTGAACGCGCACGGCGAGAGCCGTGCCTCCAAAGAGGTGAGCGCGGTGCCGACGCTGCCTCCCCCCGCGCCGCCCGCCATCGCGTCCTTCTCGCCCACCAACGGCACCGTCGGAACCGCGGTCACGATCACGGGCAGCTACTTCAGCCCCATCGCCACCAACAACACGGTGCTCTTCGGCGGCGGCGTGCCGGCGGTGGTCAGCACGGCGACGGCGACCTCCCTCTCCGTGACCGTGCCGGCGGGAGCCACGACGGGCGAGCTCACGGTCACGACGGCTTCCGGCACGGCGAAGTCGGCGAGCCCCTTCGTGGTGCTCCTGCCGCCCGATCCGCCCACCAACGTCACGTCCATCGCCGCGAGCGCGACGCTCGTGAACATCAACTGGACCCCGGTGAAGGGCGCGACCGGCTATCACGTCTACCGCACGACCACCCCCGGCGTGGCGACCACCACGGGCAACCGCATCACGAGCGCGCCCGTGACGGTGTATCCGTACGCCGACAGCGGCCTGACGACGGGGACGGCCTACTATTACGTGGTCACGGCGCTCAACGCGTACGGCGAGAGCCAGCCCTCCAAGGAGGTGAGCGCGGTACCGAGCACGCCGCCGCCGTCGCCGCCGGTGATCGCGTCCTTCGCGCCGACGAACGGGACCGTGGGAACGGCCGTCACGATCACGGGGAGCTACTTCAGCGCGATCGCCACCAACAACACGGTGCTCTTCGGCGGTGGGATCCCCGCGGTGGTCAACTCCGCCGCGCCGACCACGCTCACGGTGACGGTCCCTGCCGGCGCGACGACGGGGGCGATCACCGTCACGACCGCGTCGGGCACCGCCACCTCGGCGAGCCCCTTCGTGGTGCTCTTGCCGCCGGACCCGCCGGGTGGCGTGACCGCCATCGCGGTGAACGCGACCCAGGTGAACGTGAGCTGGAGCCTGGTGAAGGACGCGACAGGGTACAACATCTATCGGACCACCACGCCCGGCGTGGCGCTCACGGCGGGCAACCGCATCACGGCCACGCCGCTGGCGGGGCCGCCGCACGCCGATACGGGCCTGACGACCGGGACGGCCTACTACTACGTCGTCACGGCCGTCAGCGCGAACGGCGAGAGCCGCGCCTCGACCGAGGTGAGCGCGGTGCCGACCACCCCGCCGCCTTCGCCCCCCTCGATCGCCTCCTTCTCGCCGACCAACGGCACCGTGGGCACGGTGGTCACGATCACGGGCAGCTATTTCAGCTCGATCGCCACGAACAACACCGTCTTCTTCGGCGGGAACGCGCCGGCGGTGGTCAGCGCGGCCACGACCAGCTCGCTCACCGTCTCCGTGCCCGTCGGGGCGACGACCGGACCGATCACCGTGACCACCGCGTCGGGAACCGCCACCTCGGCCGCGTCCTTCGTAGTCCTCACGGCCCCCGCTGCGCCGACGGGGGTCACGGCGGTGCCGGCGAGCTCGACGCAGGTGAACCTGAGCTGGACGCCGGTGACCGGGGCGACCGGCTACCACGTCTACCGGAGCACCACCGCGGGGGTCACCGTCTCGGTCGGGAACCGCATCACCGGCACGCCGGTCGCGACGCCGCCCTACGCGGACGCGGGGCTCACCGCGGGCACGACCTACTACTACGTGGTCACGGCGCTGAACGCGAACGGCGAGAGCACGGGCTCTACGGAGGTGAGCGCGACGCCGCCGGTAGCGCTGCCGGCGCCCGGTGGAGTCACCGCGGCCGCGGGGGTCGGGCAGAACACCGTGAGCTGGAATCCGGTGGCCGGCGCGGCCTCGTACAACATCTACTACGCGACGGGGGCCACGATCCCGACCACGGCGAGCACGAAGATCGCCAACGCCAAGAGCCCCTACGTGCATAGCAACCTGACCATCGGCCTGCGGTACACCTACGTGGTCACGGCCGTGAACGCGCAGGGCGAGAGCGTGGCTTCGATGTGGGTCGAGGCCACGCCGGTGGTGCCCGTGGTGGTGGCCCGCGTGGTGAGCGGCATCCCGCAGACCATCCTGCAGAGCAACGCCGAGGTGAGCGTGAAGGACAGCGCGGGGGTCGCGGTGCCGATCGCCACGGTGACCTTGAACGGCACGCCGCTCGGCTACGACTCGGCGAGGGCGATCTACAAGGGCTACGTGGCCGTGGCGGCGGGCGGCGCGGTGGAGCTCTCCGTCAGCGTGAACGGCGCGGTCTTCTCGCTGCCGACGGGGATCACGCAGTTCACGACGTATCCGACGATCACCTCCCCGACCAACGGAACGATCTGGTTCTCGAACGACATGACGCTCCTCACCAAGTGGAACGCGGGAGCCCCCGTCACCGGAACCTACAACTACGGCAGCATCATCTTCGACACGGTGTCGGTGAACCCGTACTGGGCGAACAGCCTCTACTGGAACAACTTCATCTCGCCCTCGCTGGCCAACCCGGGGGTCGGGTCGCTGGTGCCGAAGGGTGTGGTGGCGGTGAACAAGAGCGTGGCCCTGTTCGTCTACATCAGCAAGACGGAGACCGTGACGCTCGGGGGGGCAGCCGGCGGGACCTCGGTGGGGAGCGTGGACATCATCGGCGCGAGCATCCCGGTAACACTCACGACCAGCACGCCCTAG